One Tripterygium wilfordii isolate XIE 37 chromosome 10, ASM1340144v1, whole genome shotgun sequence DNA segment encodes these proteins:
- the LOC120007206 gene encoding putative UPF0481 protein At3g02645: protein MSSTQFNMSNLDFDEHRWLINIRRTVEEEVEDEREIPVSIFNVPKSLMSSDPDSYTPQVVALGPYHYFRPNLYEMERYKLAATKMTKKQLQSEKFKQLVDQLVNLELRIRASYHKFLDFSHETLAWMMVVDGSFLLEILHVYAAKEGKVVLTRTPSKLSHLVGKAGRASGYNAILRDMVMLENQIPLFVIRKLAEVQLSSLEMADDTLRPMLTGLCNDLSPFKITEEIPVINVSKSAHLLDYLYHTIVPIVEESLEITEIEELVEAMEDKEEAHANQTNLKKIIKEIRKIASKLNIKGPVHLIKRLLLSKPFKFVLKLPWRILSNLPGFSILKGLISQMFVFSQSKEAAKPEDGISDIEKPPLVEEIAVPSVSELSKSCVRFLPTNGNILTISFDVKTVTFYLPVVTLDMNTEVVLRNLVAYEASSESGPLVFTRYTELMNGIIDNEEDVKLLREKGIIVNRLKSDEEAANLWNGMSKSIKLTKVPFLDKTIEDVNKYYNSRWKVKAKRMMKLYVYGSWPILTLLAAIVLLVLMGLQAFCSVYTCGKVFKIENISEN from the coding sequence ATGTCTTCTACCCAATTCAACATGTCGAATTTGGACTTCGACGAGCATCGATGGCTGATTAACATCCGTCGAACAGTTGAAGAAGAGGTTGAAGACGAGAGGGAAATCCCAGTCTCCATTTTCAATGTTCCCAAATCATTGATGTCTAGTGATCCAGATTCATATACTCCTCAAGTAGTAGCTCTTGGCCCTTACCATTATTTTCGCCCCAATCTCTATGAAATGGAGAGGTACAAGCTTGCCGCAACCAAGATGACCAAGAAACAGCTCCAGAGCGAGAAATTCAAGCAACTTGTTGATCAATTGGTGAACCTGGAGCTTAGAATTCGAGCCAGCTACCACAAGTTTCTGGACTTCAGCCATGAAACGTTAGCGTGGATGATGGTAGTTGATGGTTCATTCTTGCTCGAGATTCTCCATGTCTATGCTGCGAAAGAAGGCAAAGTAGTACTCACAAGAACTCCTTCAAAATTGTCGCATTTGGTGGGAAAAGCAGGCAGAGCATCGGGTTACAACGCGATTCTTAGAGACATGGTGATGCTGGAGAATCAGATTCCACTGTTTGTGATTCGAAAACTAGCTGAAGTTCAATTGTCATCGCTGGAAATGGCCGATGATACGCTGCGTCCCATGTTAACTGGATTATGCAATGACCTTTCCCCATTCAAGATAACAGAGGAAATACCAGTGATCAATGTTTCCAAGAGTGCTCATTTGCTTGACTACTTGTACCACACGATCGTCCCCATAGTTGAAGAATCGTTGGAGATAACTGAGATAGAGGAACTAGTCGAAGCCATGGAAGACAAAGAAGAAGCTCatgcaaatcaaacaaatttaaagaaaatcatCAAGGAGATACGGAAAATCGCCTCGAAACTAAACATCAAGGGTCCTGTTCATCTCATTAAAAGATTGCTTCTGTCTAAGCCATTCAAGTTTGTACTCAAATTGCCATGGAGAATCCTCTCAAACCTTCCAGGGTTTTCAATCCTCAAAGGGCTTATTTCACAGATGTTCGTCTTCTCGCAAAGCAAAGAAGCGGCCAAACCAGAAGATGGCATCTCCGACATCGAAAAACCACCACTGGTGGAGGAAATAGCAGTTCCTTCTGTGTCCGAGCTCAGCAAATCCTGTGTCCGGTTCTTACCCACAAATGGTAACATTTTAACAATAAGTTTTGATGTCAAGACAGTTACATTTTATCTTCCTGTGGTTACATTAGATATGAATACTGAGGTTGTGTTGAGGAACTTGGTGGCTTACGAGGCATCGAGCGAGTCGGGACCGTTGGTTTTTACGCGATATACAGAATTGATGAATGGGATTATTGATAATGAGGAGGATGTGAAGTTGCTTAGAGAGAAAGGGATCATTGTGAATCGTCTAAAGAGCGATGAAGAGGCGGCGAATCTGTGGAATGGTATGAGCAAGTCTATTAAGCTCACAAAAGTGCCATTCTTGGataaaacaattgaagatgtgAATAAGTATTACAATAGCAGATGGAAGGTTAAAGCTAAGAGAATGATGAAGCTGTATGTGTATGGTTCTTGGCCTATCCTCACACTGCTTGCTGCCATTGTTCTTCTGGTTCTCATGGGACTACAAGCTTTTTGTTCAGTCTATACCTGTGGTAAGGTATTCAAAATTGAGAATATCTCTGAAAATTAG